From a single Lentisphaera profundi genomic region:
- a CDS encoding sulfatase, with translation MKTAHYLLTFSFFICTTLLGADKPNIIIFLVDDMGMMDTSVPFITDKNGKPQLQELNQYFRTPAMEKLASQGIRFNQFCAQSVCSPSRASIISGQNATRHQTTTWINPSSNNRGDFGPKEWNWTGIKAGSPVLPKLFSDAGYTTIHIGKAHFGNKQADASDPTKIGFQYNVGGDCWGRPKSYYSKDHYGNHPKYKTGKKPVTHNVPHLEKYYDTGTFLTEALTLETLPLIKKSVEVNKPFFLHMSHYALHSPFNSDPRFADNYKNSGKGKSAQAFATLVEGMDKSLADVMATLNQLGIAEDTLIIFLGDNGSDAPLGGTHTTICAAPLKGKKGTHYEGGMRIPFIAAWAKVNPENKFQKALPIAQNAIQTQMATIMDIYPTVLEASGIASPANHTVDGRSLKTLLSGKEDNTHPKTFLMHFPHKHRSSYFTTYRTQDWKIIYHYNPKTSKPEIELYHLKEDPYEEKNLASTNPEKLNSLINAMNSQLKQEGALFPTNKKGDELTPLIPNL, from the coding sequence ATGAAAACAGCCCATTACCTACTTACTTTTTCTTTCTTTATATGCACGACCCTCCTTGGAGCCGACAAACCGAACATTATTATTTTTCTCGTAGATGACATGGGAATGATGGATACCTCCGTACCTTTTATTACAGATAAGAATGGTAAGCCTCAGCTACAAGAACTCAATCAATATTTTCGTACCCCTGCCATGGAAAAACTTGCCTCGCAAGGCATTCGCTTCAATCAATTCTGTGCGCAGAGTGTCTGCTCACCAAGCCGTGCCTCCATTATTAGTGGTCAAAATGCTACACGTCACCAAACTACCACTTGGATCAACCCTTCTTCAAATAACCGAGGGGACTTTGGTCCTAAAGAATGGAATTGGACGGGTATAAAAGCAGGATCTCCCGTTCTACCCAAATTATTCAGTGACGCGGGTTACACTACCATTCATATTGGCAAAGCTCACTTTGGCAACAAACAAGCAGACGCATCAGACCCCACCAAGATTGGTTTCCAGTATAATGTCGGTGGAGATTGCTGGGGACGTCCAAAAAGCTATTATTCTAAAGATCATTACGGCAATCACCCCAAATACAAAACAGGTAAAAAGCCCGTCACTCATAATGTCCCTCATCTAGAAAAATATTACGATACTGGGACTTTCCTAACTGAAGCACTCACACTTGAGACGCTACCACTCATCAAAAAATCAGTCGAGGTAAACAAACCTTTTTTCCTACACATGTCTCACTATGCCTTGCATTCACCTTTTAATTCTGATCCACGCTTTGCAGATAACTATAAAAATAGTGGCAAGGGAAAAAGCGCACAAGCTTTTGCCACTCTTGTAGAAGGCATGGATAAATCACTTGCTGATGTCATGGCCACACTCAATCAACTAGGTATTGCCGAAGACACCCTCATCATTTTCCTTGGTGATAACGGTTCAGATGCTCCACTTGGTGGAACTCATACAACTATTTGTGCTGCCCCTTTAAAAGGTAAAAAAGGAACCCACTACGAAGGTGGCATGCGTATACCCTTTATTGCTGCCTGGGCAAAAGTAAATCCCGAAAATAAATTCCAAAAGGCTTTGCCTATTGCACAGAACGCCATTCAAACACAAATGGCGACCATTATGGATATCTATCCTACTGTTTTGGAAGCCTCTGGCATTGCGAGCCCCGCAAATCATACCGTCGATGGCCGCTCACTCAAAACTCTACTCAGTGGTAAAGAGGATAATACTCACCCAAAAACTTTTCTTATGCATTTCCCCCATAAGCACCGCAGTAGTTATTTCACTACTTACAGAACTCAAGATTGGAAAATTATTTATCACTACAATCCAAAGACTTCGAAGCCTGAAATTGAACTCTATCATTTAAAAGAAGATCCCTACGAAGAAAAAAATCTCGCTTCCACTAATCCGGAAAAACTCAATAGCCTGATCAATGCCATGAACTCACAACTCAAGCAAGAAGGCGCTCTGTTTCCCACAAATAAAAAAGGTGATGAGCTCACGCCCCTCATTCCAAATTTATAA